In Cryptomeria japonica chromosome 1, Sugi_1.0, whole genome shotgun sequence, the sequence caaaatcctacttggaaatttcaaatcaccccGATTTTTTtccagcagcttacttggcaagtcccctgcttataactaaggtttcagggccacatcatcaaatatgatgccacatcagcatgctttttgccaaggtgtccaaaacagcccccaaaaaaagtgagaccaataggcgtgcaaaagagaccccaatagttgtgcagctgacatggcatcacctgatgggttactttttacaatattagtacatttcttaacaactattggtacatttcctaacaagcgTTGgcacatttcctaacaaaaattgatattttttgtttcaaacaatagattttatttgttcaatttttggaacaaaagatatcaacaaccctcacaacaattggtacatgctcaactactgggtcctttcccctacctACCTTTTTTTTGCCTTGAAGGAAAGGACATACTGCGCTTGTCTAGTTTCTAAGTGTTTTCCTTGATCTTATTTTCCTCGTTGTTTCGAGGAAAGTACCAAACTCGCCTGCAGGATGGTCTATTTAATTAATCCGTCAGTAATCCTCCAACATATACTCGTATTTGCAATCAAATTCTAATTGTCCTCCACAATGTTTCTAGTTTTTTTAACGGGCGGTTAGGGATTGAATTGGAATCGATGGCGTCTTCTTCATCATCTCACCAGCAAAATGAAGAATTTAATGCTTTCTCTGGCAAAAGAAGGATGGTTTGTGAATCTtcaagattgtttgatgtgttcaTCAACCACAGAGGCCCCGATGTCAAACAAACTCTTGCGATTCACCTTTACAATTCTCTTGAGCAGTTGGGAATACGGACGTTTCTTGATTCTCAAGAGAAAGAGCTTGGAGATTCGTTTCCTTCCACTATTCAGACAGCTATTAGCTCTGCTTCGATACACATAGCCATCTTTTCCAAAGGATATGCAGACTCAGCTTGGTGTTTGGCTGAGCTGGTTCTCATGTTAGAAAGCCAGGCCAAAATTATACCCCTGTTTTATGGAGTGAAACCCTCTGATCTCCGTTACATAGAAACTGGAGCATACGCTGAAGCGTTTGTTAAATATAAAGAGAAGAGTAGATACCTGGAGAAGCTTAATGAGTGGAAGGAAGCCCTTCAGTCTCTTTCACTTATAGCCGGGGAAGAATTTAACAGGTAATATATTTGTAATTTTTGTATTTGCATCTTATATAGTTattttctctttcttcaaatctggtTTAACAATTTTCTCATGGAATCCTCCTTTCATGGTATAAAGTTTCAGTGACTGGCACTGCCAAACAATAGTAGCAGCTGTGCaaaaagaagtacaaaggaaaacacCTTTACAAGTTGCTCAATATCCAGTGGCGCTTAATAATCTTGTGAATGATTTTGAAAGGCATTGTCTTGAGGAACTTGTACAAGATTTTGAAAGCCAGTGTTGGTTGAGAGATAAGGCTAAGGCAGTTGGCATCTTCGGCATGGGTGGAGCAGGAAAGACAACTCTAGTCAAAGAGTTGTTTAACCGAAAGAGTTGGACTTACGAAAgatcaatttttttgtttgatgtgCGAGAAGCATCTGAGAGAAGAGAATTACCTTCCTTGCAACGTAAGCTTCTCAAAGATCTCTTCCACAAACGTGATCTTAGTTTTACAAGTATAGAAGAAGGAAAAAGCTATCTCAAGGATAGTCTAGAAAGGAGTCCTGCCCATTTTAGCTTCCTGATTGTTGTAGATGACATCAATCATGTGGAGCAATTAAATGCTCTACTGATTATGGATATCGTGAATAAATTGGGTAATAGTCTGGTTCTTGTCACAACCCGTGACATTGGGGTGCTTATGAGTGCAGGGATTACTAATGGTTATCGTTTAAGAGGAATGGATAGAAATTATGGTAGCGAACTCTTCTGTTGGCATGCGTTTGACCAACCCAATCCATTTAGCAGGTACGAGGAGCTGGTTAAATCCTTTGTTGATGTGTGTGGAGGGTTACCCTTGTCTCTTCAAGTTTTGGGCAGGCACGTTCATGGTAGAAGTATGGATTATTGGAGGTCAGAATTAGTTGAAGTTAGAAAGACGCTGCCTCAGGACGTAAAGCGAAGACTGAAAATAAGTTTTGACGCATTGAATGCTGAAGAAAAACAGATCTTCATGGACATTGCTTGTATTTTTGGGGGCAGAAAGCAGAGTTTAGCCGAAATAGTATGGGAGGGATTAGGATGGAATGCTCAACATGCACTGAACACACTCAGAGATAAGTGTCTTATAGAAGAAATCAAATATAAAGTTTACGGCGGCGAATTTTACAAAGGGACCAGTGAAGAGAATAACTTATTGAGAATGCATGACCACCTGAGGGACTTGGGAAGAGAAATGGCACTTGAGTTCAGTCCTCCTCATCGCCTGTGGCGTCCTCAAGATCTGACATATTTGGTAAGCTTGTTACCCACTACTTTTATCTTTGACTATATTAATAGAAAACTGAGCTACTTTTGTGTATGCAGGAATCAAGGGATTTCAGAAATATCCTCTCTCTAACCAATGTCAGGTGTTTCCATTCCATTTTTGACAAGTCCATGAATTCTCAAGTTGTATTCTTCTTAGGCGGATCAGGCATTTGTCTTGAGACGTCAGCTTCTTTACTATGGCTCCAGCTTGAGGacaattcaagcattccttcatggATTCCTCTACAATGTTTGCAGTCTTTGAAAATCAAACGACTACGACTCAAAACATCTTGGTGGAATCACACACGGGTATTTTGATCTTCTCAGTGAAAACTAAATTTCCTTAAACTGTTTCGTGCAATTCTCTGCAAAAAATTTTGAAACATTGAGAGctctcaaaaataattttttgaatttcaGGCGCTCTCCCAGTTGAAAAAACTTCATATTGATCAATGCCCAGAACTCAAGGAGCTAACTTTTGGTCATCTCAGCTGCTtggaaaaaattataattaaaaactgTAGTAATTTGAAAGGTGTGTTAGAAATATCTAATCTTGCAAAGCTTGTAACACTGAAAATTTCTCGTTGTGAGAAGCTAGATTTGGAGTGCTTTTGTCTCAGAGGTATGAAGTGTCTACAGAGCATAACATTTGATAGAAGTGTAAAGGTGAAATATTTTATGTTGGATAGTTGTCAGATTTTGAAAACAGTAGAATTTAATTGTCAAGAGCTTGTAGAATTAAGCATTCGGGGCTGTCAGGAGCTTGAGGAGTTGACAGAGTTTAGAGGTCCTAGTTGCGTGGAGAGGATTATAATTGATGGATGCCGGAAGCTCAAACGTCTTCAAGTGTATGGTTGTCGAAGATTGAGAAGTGTGTCAGGTAACTTACGGGTTAAAAAGTTGTGCATTAGCGATTGTCCTGAGCTTGAGGAGTGTCCAAGTCTTTCCTATTGTCGGGAAATTGATTTTGACTCTTGTGAGAAGATACAGAACCTTACAGTGCCAACAACACTTATGAATATTTCTATACGAAATTGCAGAGATTTGCAGAGTTTAGCAGGAATTGGTCATCTTATAGGGCTCACAAAGTTGTACATTAGTGATTGTCCCGAGCTTGAGGAGTTGCTAAGTCTTTCCAAACTAAGATGCTTGGAGCGAATTGTGATTTACTCTTGTGAGAAGGTGGAGAAAATGGCAAGTACTGAAGAGTTGCATGAATTAATAAACATGCAACTTTTTTATTGCAGCAACGCAGTAATTCAGAATTGCATTCCCTGGTTGAAGGTATTGATTTCGGCACTTCTTTTAATAGCCAGTTGTAAATCTCATGTTAAAGGGAATACTGTTTTACTTCGTTATTTCTTTTGTTCTCACAATATGATCTATATTTTCCTAGTAATGTTTAGAGTGATCTTTAAATGAAAAGATTTCACCATAAAGAACTGAGTCTTCTGTCCTTTATTTCAGACTGTGCAGTCAAATTATACCTTTGTGATCGGAAAAGCAATGGATGGAGCGGAATCAGCTTTAAATGAGTACCTATTTTGTGACGCTAATATTGGCGTTGATGCAGTCACTAAAACTGTCACTGAAATTGGTGCTGAAAACGGTTACAAGTCGGAAAAATGGCGAGAATTAATTACAGTTATTGTATGCTGTCTGGTTGTGGTTGATGGCTCTACTCCGCTAGAGGATATAAATGAATCACTTCCAGACGGCCCCTCTCTTTATGCCAAGAGACTTGAAGTGCGTCAAGGAGAATGGATAATTACAATGGTGGCACGATATGGTTATACGAGTCACTGTTATCATCATTATATGAAAATTGACGAAGTTTTAAGGAGGTTTGGAATAATGAAGAAGAGGTTTGTGATAGaggtgaagaaagatgaagagtGGAAAGGTGTGCAAGTTTTATGTACAATTGTTAATAAGTTATATCATTTATGAAGGGAGTTGTCTTTTTTTTTTGGGTTTTATAATTAAATCTAATTATATATAGTTTTATTGGATTTATTGTCATGTTTGAGTATAGAAGGACATTTACTTACATTTATTTCATAtattaaataatcaaaaaaatctatttattttaaGAGAGCATGTAGAAATGtaatgaataaaaacatttgaattttgtgtttaaAATGAGTAACAAACTTAATTTTCAGCTGATTTctctattattattaattttttttaatctattatCATAGTTGTTAAATCAACATCTTTACAGTGACTTCAGAAGGTAGAAAATAGTGGGATTTTGTCAATTGCTAAAAGACATAATTACTACAAAGGCTTGGTTTGTAGTATAGGACTAAGTTCATGACCATGAACTAGATCCATACTAATGAACATGACTTAGAGTATGGTAGAAAAGAGaattttgattttgttccatattgGTGATTATTGTAGAGCTTTTCAAATCCCAAGGCACCTTGCTTTTTTAGTCTTCATCATTCGATACTCATTCATTAGTTAGAGATCTAAATGATCTTGATCCTCCTATTAACTTTTTATATATAGCATAATTGtgcaattttctaatttttttttatttgacttGTTCCATTTTAACCACTCTTTAGTCTAGGTCAATTGTCCTTTCTCTTATACAATTTGTATATTATCCAAGACCTAGAGATTTTGTTTCTCCTTTTTCATTTTAGTGAAATTGATTGGGGCCACACAATCTATTTTTCTTTTAACTTTTAAAGTTTTAAGATTTTTTAAAATCTAGAATTACTTTTTATTATACTTTATTTTCTTTTGTCTAATGCTTTTAGTTTTCTCATTgtggtttattttcttctctttcttcttttattaaCCTATATCTACAATCTACATCTCATTTTCTCCTCATCCAAATGATGGATTACAAAGTGTATGATTTTAAATATTGATACAAAAAATTACACTCAATTTTCTAGGAAAAGATTTTGTTCTTATTATATTGTAATATAGAAACATCATGATGTTTTAATAATCAATAAATGATGTTTCTACGTTTCATTATATGTATCAAGCATCATCATGAAAATCTAATTATATTTGTAATATAGAAACATCATGATGTTTTAACAATCAATACATGATGTTTTAACAATCAATACATGATGTTTCTACGATTCATTATATGTACCaagcatcatcataaaataatcaaTACATGATGTTTCTATGTTTCATTATATGTATCAAGCATCATCATGGAGTTCTAATTATATTTGTAATATAGAAACATCATGATGTTTTAACAATCAATACATGATGTTTCTACCATTCATTATATTTACCATTCATTATAAGTACCAAGCATCAtcataaagatctaaaatggaataTAAAAGATTGTTGAATGCATCTATGATAGAAATAAAATGGTACATTATGAGAGAAAAAAAATGTGCATGTTTTCTTAGACATAGATTTTCACTTTCTTTTAAGGAATTCTTAAGAATACATCATTTGGTGTTAGTTATAATATAACCAACAAGCCATTAACTAATGATATGAGTGGCTTCCACCCGAAAGAAAAAAATGTTATTGTGCTAAAAagggattcaataaagaaaatattaaatatcTATTACTTATCCTTTTCTAGAATACCGACATGCACGATCGATTTCTTTCTAATACTTATCCCACTCCATACGACACTAACATAGACCATCGATTTCCTTCTCTCTTATCCAACTCTACGGGACTGACGTGtgctattaatttatttttattatttatcctaCTCTCTACGACACCCACATGGGCTATTGATTtcggctgaagctattctggctccaaaacagacctttcatacACCATGATAGCGACTTGTTAGTCAATTGCAGTTGTTTATtacaaaatcaacggtgtaaaatacacaactaacacgcatgttagtcaattcgtactgtcattttggagccagaatagatgcgtccatTGATTTCTTGGAGAGACTCAATTTCACTTTCACAATTATAACATCTTTAAATGAGTGACCAACTGTAAACCAAATCCTATCCAACGACCTCTGGATTTGTCTACTTTCAAAGTATTTTCTGTCCTTTCTGCCTTGGATGTTTCGACGAAAGGATAGAGAAGCCACCTTATTCTTTGTACGGGTAGGATTTCTACGGCCGTAGCTATTTTGgttccaaaacggacctttcgtacagcgtgatagcgacgtgttattcaattgcagccatttattacaAAATCGTCGGTGTAAAATGCATGACTAatacacgtgttagtcaatccgtactgtcattttgAAACTAGAATAGACCCGTACTCTATACCTACCTTTTTTTgcctgcgattgactaacacgtgatagtgacatgttagtcaatcgcagccatttATTACAAAATCATCGGTGTAAAACACACGACtaacacgtgttagtcaatcgatATTGtcgttttgaaaccagaatagacgcATCCTCTATACCTACTTTTTTTTGCCTGGGATGTTTCAAGGAAAGGACATGCTGCGCTTGTCTGATTTCTAAGTGTTTTCCTTTGGTCTTATTTTCCTCGTTGTTTTGAGGAAAGGACTAAACTCGCCTACGGTATGGTCTATTTAATTAACTCGTCAGTTCTCCTCTAGCATAAACTCATAATTGCAATCAAATTCTAATCGTCCTCCTCTCTCTTTCTACTTTTTTAAACGGGCGGTTAGCATTTGAATCGGAATCAATGGCGTCTTGCTCATAATCTCACCAGTAAAATCAGGAATTTAATGCTTTCTCTGACAAAAGAAGGATGGTCAGTGAATCTtcaagattgtttgatgtgttcaTCAACCACAGAGGCCCCGATGTCAAACAAACTCTTACGATTCAACTTTACAATTCTCTTGAGCAGTTGGTAATACGGGCGTTTCTTGATTCTCAAGAGAAAGAGCTTGGAGATTCGTTTCCTTCCACTATTGAGACAGCTATCAGCTCTGCTAGTTCGGTATACATAGCTATCTTTTCCAAATGATATGCAGACTCAGCTTGGCGTTTGGCTGAGATGGTTCTCATGTTAGAAAGGCAGGCCACAATTATCCCCCTCTTTTACTGAGTGAAGCCTAGTGATCTCCGCCACATAGAGAAGGGAGTATACGCCGATGCATTCGTTAAATATGAAGAGAAGGGTAGGTACATGGAGAAGCTGAACCAGTGGAAGGAAGCCCTTCAGTCTCTTTAACTTATAGCCGGGGAAGAATTTAACAAGTAATAGTGTTGTAACTTTGGTAGTTCatcttatataatattatttttccttttttgTCAAATCTGATTTAATAATTTTCTCATGGAATTCTCCTTATATGGTATAAAGTTTCAGTGACTAGGACTGCCAAAACATAGTAGAAGTTGTGCAAAAGGAAGTACAAAGGAAAACACGTTTACATGTTGCTAAATATCCAGTGGGGCTTAACAATCTTGTGAAAGATTTTGAAAGGCATTGTCCTGAGGAACTTGTGCAAGATTTTGAAAATTAGTGTGGGCTGAAGAAAGGGAAGGATAAGATTAAGGTAGTTGGCATTTTCGGTATGGGTGGAGCAGGGAAGACAACTCTGGCCAAAGAGTTGTTTAATTGGAAGAGTTTGAATCACTCTAGagcaagtttttttgttttttgtttgatgTGCGAGAAGTGTCTAGAGAAGAGAATTACCTTCATTGCAGCTTAAGCTTCTCAAAGATCTCTTCAGCCGATGTGATCTCATTTTTACAAGCACAGAAGAAGGAACAAGCTATCTCAAGGATAGTCTACAAAGGAGTCCCGCTCAACTAAGTTTTTTAATCGTTGTAGATGATGTTGATCATGTGGAGCAGTTAGATGTTCTACTGGTAATGGATATCTTAAATAAACTAAGTAATATTCTGATTATTGTCACAACCCGTGACGCTGGGGTGCTTATAAGGGCAGGGATTACTGCTGGCTATGCTTTAAAAGGAATGGATAGGCATTATGGGAGCCAACTCTTCTGTTGGCATGCCTTTGACCAACCCACCCGTTGAAAGGGTACGAGAAGCTGGTTAATTCCTTTGTAGACATGTGTGGAGGATTACCTCTGTCTCTTCAAATTTTGGGTAGGTATCTTCATGGTAGAAGTAAGGATTATTGGAGATCAGAATTGATTGAAGTTAGAAAGGCACTGCCTTGAGACGTAAAGAAAAGACTAAGAAAAAGTTATGACGCATTGAATGCTGGAGAAAAACAAATTTTTATTGATATTGCTTGTTTTTTCAGTGGCAGACAACAGAGTATGACCGAAAGAGTATGGGAGGGATCCAGATGGAACACTCAACATGCATTAAAAACACTCAGAGAGAAGTGTCTTGTAGAAGAAACATATATACATGATCATCTGAGAGACTTGGGAAGAGAAATGGCACTTGAGCTCAACCCTCCTCATTGCCTGTGGTGCCCTCAAGATCTGAAATATTTGGTATGCTTGTTGTTGATTTTcctaggttttattggatgtattttaatgtatatatctgatttaatctgatacttgcattcttggaattctatgtgttctcaaattgaataacattatactatatatattcctttggagaggcatgtccttgaacggacatgtctctcctttaattataataatttaatcaaaattataatgtttcatcaatcaattattaatttagaataatataatagattaatattgaatattaaattttatatgattaataataatataacataataatatattattattaatcaacatatattatatgtattctaaatgatcattcaattgaagctacaaacattaacactccctcttagctagggaggatgatcaaacagaatgtgtagtgatctcccatgccaacacttatggccctcaccatagctacacaaaacataattaacactccctcttagctagggaagataaaatcaatgcaaatgcattaagtctagattaattatggaatagagaaaatattatctcactatgatatcaggaagtatggtataaacaagaatattaaggcacatgatattcaccataactcaaaaatatcatctcatgatattgggagtatttgcatcaaccatatgatgctcatcacaggggaccatagtctcaaggtgtgaatttgcctccgttggcgattctattcacaagctcttgcgtggattgcctctatcggcgattctatccataagctcttgtgtggattgcctcagtcgacgattctatccatgagctctcacgtggattgccttagcggtgattctatccatgagctctcacgtggattgcctcagtcggcaattctatccacaagctcttatgtggattgcctcagtcggcgattctatccatgagctctcacgtggattgcctcagtcagcgattctatccacaagctcttatgtggattgccttagtcggcgattctatccatgagctctcacatggattgcctcaattagcaattctatccacaagctcttacatggattgcctcagtcagcgattctatccatgagctctcacgtggattgcctcagtgggcaattctatccacaagctcttatgtggattgcctcagtcggtgattctatccatgagctctcatgtggattgcctcagtcagtgaTTCTATCCACACGCTCTTAAGTGGATTGTCTCaattggcgattctatccatgagctctcacatggattgcctcagttagcgattctatccacaatctcttacgtggattgcctcagtcgacgattctatccacgagctctcatgtggattgcctctgtcggcgattctatccacaagctcaaattattgtaagatcgtcaccttccaataacctcaaaatacaagtggaaatcatttgaaaGTCgccacttccttatgatttacacagggcccataaggcattaaatgatttcattagtataataatcaattgaatcaagttttacctcataagtgtttcaccttcaatagtgaaaatccctttcaatcactatgatcgaaattgtcacaagttgactgaaccatctgctccctctgaagctcaagttcttgtatcaacctcttgtcctcttttgaaatgtcagactccctctgtatctggtctcaatcatcaattcatttataagcatcaatttatttctccctttaattcaattttattgtgctttcgtcttgaaggtatgtcagagagagattacaaatagctcataaactaaattatcttgaacagaaataccaatgatagaagcatacaaggttttactagccaatattatagcataaattacaaactcaacaattcatgtgcctt encodes:
- the LOC131030571 gene encoding disease resistance protein Roq1-like isoform X2, coding for MASSSSSHQQNEEFNAFSGKRRMVCESSRLFDVFINHRGPDVKQTLAIHLYNSLEQLGIRTFLDSQEKELGDSFPSTIQTAISSASIHIAIFSKGYADSAWCLAELVLMLESQAKIIPLFYGVKPSDLRYIETGAYAEAFVKYKEKSRYLEKLNEWKEALQSLSLIAGEEFNSDWHCQTIVAAVQKEVQRKTPLQVAQYPVALNNLVNDFERHCLEELVQDFESQCWLRDKAKAVGIFGMGGAGKTTLVKELFNRKSWTYERSIFLFDVREASERRELPSLQRKLLKDLFHKRDLSFTSIEEGKSYLKDSLERSPAHFSFLIVVDDINHVEQLNALLIMDIVNKLGNSLVLVTTRDIGVLMSAGITNGYRLRGMDRNYGSELFCWHAFDQPNPFSRYEELVKSFVDVCGGLPLSLQVLGRHVHGRSMDYWRSELVEVRKTLPQDVKRRLKISFDALNAEEKQIFMDIACIFGGRKQSLAEIVWEGLGWNAQHALNTLRDKCLIEEIKYKVYGGEFYKGTSEENNLLRMHDHLRDLGREMALEFSPPHRLWRPQDLTYLESRDFRNILSLTNVRCFHSIFDKSMNSQVVFFLGGSGICLETSASLLWLQLEDNSSIPSWIPLQCLQSLKIKRLRLKTSWWNHTRALSQLKKLHIDQCPELKELTFGHLSCLEKIIIKNCSNLKGVLEISNLAKLVTLKISRCEKLDLECFCLRGMKCLQSITFDRSVKVKYFMLDSCQILKTVEFNCQELVELSIRGCQELEELTEFRGPSCVERIIIDGCRKLKRLQVYGCRRLRSVSGNLRVKKLCISDCPELEECPSLSYCREIDFDSCEKIQNLTVPTTLMNISIRNCRDLQSLAGIGHLIGLTKLYISDCPELEELLSLSKLRCLERIVIYSCEKVEKMASTEELHELINMQLFYCSNAVIQNCIPWLKTVQSNYTFVIGKAMDGAESALNEYLFCDANIGVDAVTKTVTEIGAENGYKSEKWRELITVIVCCLVVVDGSTPLEDINESLPDGPSLYAKRLEVRQGEWIITMVARYGYTSHCYHHYMKIDEVLRRFGIMKKRFVIEVKKDEEWKGVQVLCTIVNKLYHL
- the LOC131030571 gene encoding disease resistance protein Roq1-like isoform X1; this translates as MASSSSSHQQNEEFNAFSGKRRMVCESSRLFDVFINHRGPDVKQTLAIHLYNSLEQLGIRTFLDSQEKELGDSFPSTIQTAISSASIHIAIFSKGYADSAWCLAELVLMLESQAKIIPLFYGVKPSDLRYIETGAYAEAFVKYKEKSRYLEKLNEWKEALQSLSLIAGEEFNSFSDWHCQTIVAAVQKEVQRKTPLQVAQYPVALNNLVNDFERHCLEELVQDFESQCWLRDKAKAVGIFGMGGAGKTTLVKELFNRKSWTYERSIFLFDVREASERRELPSLQRKLLKDLFHKRDLSFTSIEEGKSYLKDSLERSPAHFSFLIVVDDINHVEQLNALLIMDIVNKLGNSLVLVTTRDIGVLMSAGITNGYRLRGMDRNYGSELFCWHAFDQPNPFSRYEELVKSFVDVCGGLPLSLQVLGRHVHGRSMDYWRSELVEVRKTLPQDVKRRLKISFDALNAEEKQIFMDIACIFGGRKQSLAEIVWEGLGWNAQHALNTLRDKCLIEEIKYKVYGGEFYKGTSEENNLLRMHDHLRDLGREMALEFSPPHRLWRPQDLTYLESRDFRNILSLTNVRCFHSIFDKSMNSQVVFFLGGSGICLETSASLLWLQLEDNSSIPSWIPLQCLQSLKIKRLRLKTSWWNHTRALSQLKKLHIDQCPELKELTFGHLSCLEKIIIKNCSNLKGVLEISNLAKLVTLKISRCEKLDLECFCLRGMKCLQSITFDRSVKVKYFMLDSCQILKTVEFNCQELVELSIRGCQELEELTEFRGPSCVERIIIDGCRKLKRLQVYGCRRLRSVSGNLRVKKLCISDCPELEECPSLSYCREIDFDSCEKIQNLTVPTTLMNISIRNCRDLQSLAGIGHLIGLTKLYISDCPELEELLSLSKLRCLERIVIYSCEKVEKMASTEELHELINMQLFYCSNAVIQNCIPWLKTVQSNYTFVIGKAMDGAESALNEYLFCDANIGVDAVTKTVTEIGAENGYKSEKWRELITVIVCCLVVVDGSTPLEDINESLPDGPSLYAKRLEVRQGEWIITMVARYGYTSHCYHHYMKIDEVLRRFGIMKKRFVIEVKKDEEWKGVQVLCTIVNKLYHL